The Deinococcus metalli genome window below encodes:
- a CDS encoding MFS transporter, which translates to MTLRDRLRLPLAPGTLPGVLAAAAALACSEFVRSGLYGAYLQQAAPGLLNLPKKEAVAVAATAFTVHFISDTVMRPVTGTLIGRYGGRPVVLAGAAVSLLAMAVLATATHSIWLLLLVAALHGAGFSAMWPTLMNLTAEAAHESHQGRTLTAVSMTVLPAIGLGVLLLGALGGRPFGQVAALIVVVQALSLVAALFVPGRTRTTAAAPTARPVRARLGVAARALAPLIPAAFMQTLTMTLLGPLLFTLYPELHLDYWQMVAVLGFGAAVAFGSMPFTGRVADRGRARLAVMLGFALLAAGLGGIATLPPLWALFPLAALVAVGYAFIAPGWSALVVSRLPERERPAAWGALMIFENVGTSLGPIAGAFAYRQLGTAGPFATGAVLALITALGYLIFRRAFTRPIETGPVERPADAPLES; encoded by the coding sequence GCCGCCCTGGCGTGTTCGGAGTTCGTGCGCAGCGGCCTGTACGGCGCGTACCTCCAGCAGGCCGCGCCGGGACTGCTGAACCTGCCCAAGAAGGAGGCGGTCGCGGTGGCCGCCACGGCCTTCACGGTGCACTTCATCTCGGACACCGTCATGCGGCCGGTGACCGGCACTCTGATCGGCCGCTACGGCGGGCGGCCGGTGGTCCTGGCCGGCGCGGCCGTGAGCCTGCTGGCCATGGCCGTGCTGGCGACCGCGACGCACTCCATCTGGCTGCTGCTGCTGGTCGCGGCGCTGCACGGCGCGGGCTTCAGCGCCATGTGGCCCACCCTGATGAACCTGACCGCCGAGGCCGCCCACGAGTCCCACCAGGGCCGCACCCTGACGGCGGTGTCCATGACCGTGCTGCCCGCCATCGGCCTGGGTGTGCTGCTGCTGGGCGCGCTGGGCGGGCGGCCCTTCGGGCAGGTGGCGGCCCTCATCGTGGTCGTGCAGGCCCTGTCGCTCGTCGCCGCGCTGTTCGTGCCCGGACGAACCCGGACCACGGCGGCTGCGCCCACCGCGCGTCCGGTCCGCGCCCGGCTGGGGGTCGCGGCCCGCGCGCTGGCGCCACTGATCCCGGCGGCGTTCATGCAGACCCTGACCATGACCCTGCTGGGGCCGCTGCTGTTCACGCTGTACCCAGAACTGCACCTGGATTACTGGCAGATGGTGGCGGTGCTGGGCTTCGGCGCGGCGGTGGCCTTCGGCAGCATGCCGTTCACCGGCCGCGTGGCGGACCGGGGCCGGGCGCGGCTGGCGGTCATGCTGGGCTTTGCGCTGCTCGCGGCGGGGCTGGGCGGCATCGCCACCCTGCCGCCGCTGTGGGCGCTGTTCCCGCTGGCCGCCCTGGTCGCGGTGGGCTACGCCTTCATCGCGCCGGGGTGGTCGGCGCTGGTCGTCAGCCGCCTGCCCGAGCGCGAGCGGCCCGCCGCGTGGGGCGCCCTGATGATCTTCGAGAACGTGGGCACGTCGCTGGGGCCCATCGCCGGCGCCTTCGCGTACCGGCAGCTGGGCACGGCCGGTCCCTTCGCCACCGGCGCCGTGCTGGCGCTGATCACGGCGCTGGGCTACCTGATCTTCCGCCGCGCCTTCACCCGGCCCATCGAGACTGGCCCGGTGGAGCGGCCCGCCGACGCGCCGCTGGAGTCCTGA
- the recR gene encoding recombination mediator RecR: MKYPPSLVALIRELSRLPGIGPKSAQRLAFHLFEQPREDIERLASSLLEAKRDLHSCPICFNITDAERCDVCSDPSRDQGVICVVEEPGDVLAIERSGEYRGLYHVLHGVLSPMNGVGPDRLHIKPLLPRVQGGMEIILATGTTVEGDATALYLQRLLEPLGALVSRIAYGLPVGGALEYADEVTLGRALMGRQRVSKPAG; encoded by the coding sequence TTGAAATACCCCCCTTCCCTCGTCGCGCTGATCCGCGAACTGTCGCGCCTGCCGGGCATCGGCCCCAAGAGCGCGCAGCGGCTGGCCTTCCACCTGTTCGAGCAGCCGCGCGAGGACATCGAGCGGCTCGCCTCGTCGCTGCTGGAAGCCAAGCGCGACCTGCACTCGTGCCCCATCTGCTTCAACATCACCGACGCCGAACGGTGCGACGTGTGCTCAGACCCCAGCCGCGACCAGGGCGTGATCTGCGTGGTCGAGGAACCCGGCGACGTGCTGGCCATCGAGCGCAGCGGCGAGTACCGGGGCCTGTACCACGTCCTGCACGGCGTCCTGAGCCCCATGAACGGCGTCGGCCCGGACCGGCTGCACATCAAGCCGCTGCTGCCGCGGGTGCAGGGCGGCATGGAGATCATCCTGGCGACCGGCACCACCGTCGAGGGCGACGCCACCGCGCTCTATCTGCAGCGCCTGCTCGAACCCCTGGGCGCGCTGGTCAGCCGCATCGCGTACGGTCTGCCGGTCGGCGGCGCGCTGGAGTACGCCGACGAGGTCACGCTCGGCCGCGCCCTGATGGGCCGCCAGCGGGTCAGCAAGCCCGCCGGCTGA
- a CDS encoding polysaccharide deacetylase family protein — protein sequence MKRALGWAVLTVAGAVLAAEVLGRAAGWGALGAGADDRPRVAVTFDDGPSGRTAALLDVLARHGARATFFVTEPACRAHPDDLRAIRAGGHRVEAHGRWHTHALLLAPWREWAQVRWHPRAAEPGRHLYRPPYGGHSPLTRVFAALNGRQVALWDVEGRDWTAGDAFTLAQQTVARTRPGSVILLHDGPDVTPALLDALLAGLRARGLEAVTVDDLPARRIPLYAGLRRLLASYGG from the coding sequence GTGAAGCGGGCGCTGGGGTGGGCCGTCCTGACCGTGGCCGGAGCGGTGCTGGCCGCCGAGGTGCTGGGCCGCGCGGCTGGCTGGGGCGCGCTGGGCGCCGGAGCGGACGACCGCCCCCGCGTGGCCGTGACCTTCGACGACGGGCCGTCTGGGCGCACCGCCGCGCTGCTGGACGTGCTGGCCCGCCACGGCGCGCGAGCGACGTTCTTCGTCACGGAGCCCGCGTGCCGCGCCCACCCGGACGACCTGCGCGCGATCCGCGCCGGCGGGCACCGGGTCGAGGCGCACGGCCGCTGGCACACGCACGCGCTGCTGCTGGCGCCGTGGCGCGAGTGGGCTCAGGTGCGTTGGCATCCCCGCGCAGCCGAGCCGGGCCGGCACCTGTACCGCCCGCCCTACGGGGGGCACAGTCCACTGACCCGCGTGTTCGCGGCCCTGAACGGGCGTCAGGTGGCCCTGTGGGACGTCGAGGGCCGCGACTGGACTGCCGGTGATGCTTTCACACTGGCCCAGCAGACCGTGGCGCGCACGCGGCCGGGCAGCGTGATCCTGCTGCACGACGGCCCGGACGTCACGCCCGCCCTGCTGGACGCCCTGCTGGCTGGCCTGAGGGCACGCGGCCTGGAGGCCGTGACGGTGGACGACCTGCCTGCCCGGCGCATTCCGCTGTACGCGGGACTGCGGCGTCTCCTCGCCAGCTACGGCGGCTGA
- a CDS encoding YbaB/EbfC family nucleoid-associated protein — MDMKKLMKQMQQAQVAAAKIQEDLAAKSVEGSASGLVTVTMNGHGKLTALKIDPKAVDPEDVEALEDLILVAVQDASAKADALQQDATRGLGIPGF, encoded by the coding sequence ATGGACATGAAGAAACTGATGAAGCAGATGCAGCAGGCGCAGGTCGCTGCCGCGAAGATCCAGGAAGACCTGGCCGCGAAGTCGGTGGAGGGCAGCGCGAGCGGCCTGGTGACCGTGACCATGAACGGCCACGGCAAGCTGACCGCCCTGAAGATCGATCCCAAGGCCGTCGACCCGGAGGACGTGGAAGCCCTGGAAGACCTGATCCTGGTGGCCGTGCAGGACGCCAGCGCCAAGGCGGACGCCCTGCAACAGGACGCCACGCGCGGCCTGGGCATCCCCGGCTTCTGA
- a CDS encoding NUDIX hydrolase, which yields MTRLILPPQATQVGLAVDVAAFAMHGGELRVLLVQRGALPHARDWALPGGFVQPGEELHEAALRELRTETTVQLEPRHLEQFYTFGEVNRDPRGRIVSVAHLAVLPHGTVHVTAGGHTLGAEWLSAHQPPTLAFDHHAILDKAIGRLQLRLEYGNLAMEFLPDTFTLPELQGVYEAVLNRNLDKRNFRKRLLSQGILTPSGERRTGVGRPAQLYRRAKHARLAAL from the coding sequence ATGACCCGGCTGATCCTTCCACCACAGGCCACACAGGTGGGCCTGGCGGTGGACGTGGCCGCCTTCGCCATGCACGGCGGCGAACTGCGCGTCCTGCTCGTGCAGCGCGGCGCCCTGCCGCACGCCCGGGACTGGGCCCTGCCCGGCGGCTTCGTCCAACCCGGCGAGGAGCTCCACGAGGCCGCGCTGCGGGAACTGCGCACCGAGACCACCGTGCAGCTCGAACCCCGCCACCTCGAGCAGTTCTATACCTTCGGCGAGGTGAACCGCGACCCGCGCGGCCGGATCGTGAGCGTCGCGCACCTGGCCGTGCTGCCCCACGGCACGGTGCACGTCACGGCCGGCGGGCACACCCTGGGCGCCGAGTGGCTCAGCGCCCACCAGCCCCCCACGCTGGCCTTCGACCACCACGCCATCCTCGACAAGGCCATCGGGCGGCTGCAACTGCGCCTGGAGTACGGCAACCTCGCCATGGAGTTCCTGCCGGACACCTTCACGCTGCCGGAACTCCAGGGCGTGTACGAGGCCGTGCTGAACCGCAATCTGGACAAACGCAACTTCCGCAAGAGGTTGCTGTCGCAGGGCATCCTGACGCCCAGCGGCGAGCGCCGTACCGGGGTGGGCCGCCCCGCCCAGCTCTACCGACGCGCCAAACACGCCCGCCTCGCGGCGCTGTAG
- a CDS encoding vWA domain-containing protein produces MLPTPSVPPSVRSSLARVSVCLTVGAVLGGAALANPAEDAVLSNFLAQPASGLGDMMAPSPWMCGTLFGIPDPGTQAILDLHMNWHCSYDNTINPALGRFPNDGNRFFGFHRQFLYTFNTFRQAQGLPFVQTWMPFPNAVIPLGHSTRPDNTPCPPTPIATTVSGRWTIGCTSLPNSQRLPAAGGTLDPTVTTIEDYGNGLVPWHNGSHVAMANSGAPNGPDCAGARNIECVTTAPRDPMFFRFHNFVNDLQDELLTYQDTDVMVVFDKSGSMTLPNGIGSDTRLNSAKDAARLFADLLRDASNNRVGLISFSTAASPSPEMPLTLASGANSAMNTALSGISAGGATSIGGGLLGAVTALNASSNPHKAILLLTDGVENTAPMIADAVGRNPNQLRDTHVCAVGFGTPGSLDGPRLRELAERQGGTYRSDADPLTLKKYFVECFADIFDTFVGKDPVATLGAAQLASAPTVHVASGDGEVVFVLSWDTPVPPGSLRLAVTSPSGAAVNVNAPNVESRFGPTWHIVRIKTPYLQERDGRWTARAVRPLRSFVNGVSPDAFRDPAVGTAIYGQQLAQLCAAATCGRTLYFEEAVPSLSHGGHGNSLYPAIIGARRSGVLPAVTRVATAADFQAALAQGGYDLIVVSTLPDGKAQPYDDVLAKLACSERGPKILLNDARASGGEATLRCLGALRTDERGIDRMKGDGSLFTGGVGFVAMGMPGMAMAPSTVTFKRTGAAGTAVPGVAASGNAVVISRAVGAAPAAQRYFIESLASGAARVRPFTWRSPNYTGESLHPAFHIPELYMPLNGFDKVTARVKVTRPLESQSRLLARADIKEGGGQQGDPLSVRQAADLRTNPKQASGAIRTETLTFPLNDAGQDGDTSAGDRYWEVALPADVAKFDGQYTFHAYFTLCRGALCVDREAEQTVTVDALPDPASSRVQLVPVAGAGAGGATVLYTPLDAAGQPLGPDRQSLLRFAGSKGVDVKDVRSADSSGTYRITATYDPLNTNPTLTVAPFGRPEQGLEIKLR; encoded by the coding sequence ATGCTGCCTACTCCATCAGTCCCGCCTTCCGTCCGTTCCTCGCTGGCCCGCGTGAGCGTGTGCCTCACGGTGGGCGCCGTGCTGGGCGGCGCGGCCCTCGCCAACCCGGCCGAGGACGCCGTCCTGTCGAATTTCCTGGCCCAGCCCGCGTCGGGCCTGGGCGACATGATGGCCCCCAGTCCGTGGATGTGCGGCACGCTGTTCGGCATTCCCGATCCGGGCACGCAGGCGATCCTCGACCTGCACATGAACTGGCACTGCTCGTACGACAACACCATCAACCCGGCGCTGGGCCGTTTCCCGAACGACGGCAACCGCTTCTTCGGGTTCCACCGGCAGTTCCTGTACACCTTCAACACCTTCCGGCAAGCGCAGGGCCTGCCCTTCGTGCAGACGTGGATGCCCTTCCCGAACGCCGTGATTCCGCTGGGGCACAGCACCCGCCCCGACAACACGCCCTGCCCGCCCACGCCGATCGCCACGACCGTGTCGGGGCGCTGGACCATCGGCTGCACCAGCCTGCCGAACAGCCAGCGGCTCCCGGCGGCCGGCGGCACCCTCGACCCCACCGTGACCACCATCGAGGACTACGGCAACGGTCTGGTGCCGTGGCACAACGGCTCACACGTCGCCATGGCGAACTCCGGCGCCCCGAACGGCCCGGACTGCGCCGGCGCACGGAACATCGAGTGCGTGACCACCGCGCCGCGCGACCCGATGTTCTTCCGCTTCCACAACTTCGTGAACGACCTGCAAGACGAGCTGCTGACATACCAGGACACCGACGTGATGGTCGTGTTCGACAAGTCCGGCTCCATGACCCTGCCCAACGGCATCGGCAGCGACACCCGCCTGAACTCCGCCAAGGACGCCGCGCGGCTGTTCGCGGACCTGCTGCGCGACGCCAGCAACAACCGCGTGGGCCTGATCAGCTTCAGCACCGCCGCCAGCCCCAGCCCGGAGATGCCGCTGACCCTGGCGAGCGGCGCGAACAGCGCCATGAACACCGCCCTGAGCGGTATCAGCGCGGGCGGTGCGACCAGCATCGGCGGCGGCCTGCTGGGCGCGGTCACGGCCCTGAACGCCAGCAGCAACCCGCACAAGGCCATTCTGCTGCTCACCGACGGCGTGGAGAACACCGCGCCCATGATCGCGGACGCGGTGGGCCGGAACCCCAACCAGCTGCGCGACACGCACGTGTGCGCGGTGGGCTTCGGCACGCCCGGCAGCCTGGACGGCCCGCGGCTGCGCGAACTGGCCGAGCGGCAGGGGGGCACGTACCGCTCGGACGCCGACCCGCTGACCCTCAAGAAGTACTTCGTGGAGTGCTTCGCGGACATCTTCGACACCTTCGTAGGCAAGGACCCGGTGGCGACCCTGGGCGCGGCGCAGCTCGCCAGCGCGCCCACCGTACACGTGGCCAGCGGCGACGGCGAGGTGGTGTTCGTGCTGTCGTGGGACACGCCGGTGCCGCCCGGCAGCCTGCGCCTCGCGGTGACGTCGCCGTCGGGCGCGGCCGTGAACGTGAACGCCCCCAACGTGGAGAGCCGTTTCGGGCCGACGTGGCACATCGTGCGGATCAAGACGCCCTACCTGCAGGAACGCGACGGCCGCTGGACCGCGCGGGCGGTGCGGCCCCTGCGGTCATTCGTGAACGGCGTGAGCCCCGACGCGTTCCGCGATCCGGCGGTCGGCACCGCCATCTACGGGCAGCAGCTCGCGCAGCTGTGCGCGGCGGCGACGTGCGGGCGCACCCTGTACTTCGAGGAAGCCGTGCCCAGCCTGAGCCACGGCGGGCACGGCAATAGCCTGTACCCGGCGATCATCGGGGCGCGGCGCTCGGGCGTGCTGCCGGCCGTGACGCGCGTCGCCACGGCGGCGGACTTCCAGGCGGCACTCGCGCAGGGCGGCTACGACCTGATCGTGGTCAGCACCCTGCCGGACGGCAAGGCGCAGCCCTACGACGACGTGCTCGCCAAACTCGCGTGCAGTGAACGCGGCCCGAAGATCCTCCTGAACGACGCACGTGCCAGCGGCGGCGAGGCCACCCTGCGCTGCCTGGGCGCGCTGCGCACGGATGAACGCGGCATCGACCGCATGAAGGGCGACGGGTCGCTGTTCACCGGTGGCGTGGGCTTCGTGGCGATGGGCATGCCGGGCATGGCCATGGCGCCCAGCACCGTGACCTTCAAGCGCACCGGCGCGGCCGGCACCGCCGTTCCGGGCGTGGCCGCCAGCGGAAACGCCGTGGTCATCTCGCGCGCCGTGGGAGCCGCCCCGGCCGCGCAGCGCTACTTCATCGAGTCTCTGGCCAGCGGCGCCGCCCGCGTGCGGCCCTTCACGTGGCGCAGCCCCAATTACACCGGAGAGTCGCTGCACCCCGCGTTCCACATCCCCGAGCTCTACATGCCGCTCAATGGCTTCGACAAGGTCACGGCCCGCGTTAAGGTGACGCGCCCGCTCGAGAGCCAGAGCCGCCTCCTGGCGCGCGCCGACATCAAGGAGGGCGGCGGGCAGCAGGGCGATCCGCTGAGCGTGCGGCAGGCCGCGGACCTGCGCACCAATCCCAAGCAGGCGTCGGGCGCGATCAGGACCGAGACCCTGACGTTCCCCCTGAACGACGCCGGTCAGGACGGCGACACCAGCGCCGGCGACCGCTACTGGGAGGTCGCGCTGCCGGCCGATGTGGCGAAGTTCGACGGCCAGTACACCTTCCACGCCTACTTCACGCTGTGCCGCGGCGCGCTATGCGTGGACCGCGAGGCGGAACAGACCGTGACCGTGGACGCCCTGCCCGATCCCGCGTCCAGCCGCGTCCAGCTCGTTCCTGTGGCAGGCGCCGGTGCCGGGGGCGCCACCGTGCTGTACACCCCGCTGGACGCCGCCGGGCAGCCGCTCGGCCCCGACCGTCAGTCGCTCCTGCGCTTCGCGGGCAGCAAGGGCGTGGATGTCAAGGACGTGCGCAGCGCGGATTCCAGCGGCACCTACCGCATCACCGCCACGTACGACCCGCTGAACACCAACCCCACCCTGACCGTCGCGCCCTTCGGCCGGCCGGAGCAGGGACTGGAGATCAAGCTGAGGTGA